The Phacochoerus africanus isolate WHEZ1 chromosome 9, ROS_Pafr_v1, whole genome shotgun sequence genomic sequence TGGCCGGGGCTCAGCGCCTCGCAGGCCCTCAGGGAACGCTGGCTGAAGGAATGCTGGGCACAGAGGCACagcacccctcccctcctgctgccACATCCCCGTGTCCTTGCCAGGACTTCAGGGTTGGTCTCCAGAGTCCATCGCTAGAGGCCCGGGAGGCAAAAGGATCCAACGTGCCCGGCAGTCAGTGAGTGTGGGGGCCAGGGGGCCAAACACAGAGGGGGGATGCTGAGTGGCCTGCGGGGCTGAGCCTGGCCCTCTCCTAGGCCACAGGGCTCCTTGGGGCTGGAGggggatgaggaagaggaagacgaCGAGGAGGATGACGTGCCCGAGTGGCAGCAGGATGAGTTTGAGGAGGAGCTGGACAATGACAGCTTCTCCTATGATGAGGAGTCTGAAAACCTGGACCGAGAGACTTTCTTCTTCGGTGACGAGGAGGAAGATGATGAGGCCTACGActgaggggcagggggcaggaaggaTGCAGGGCGTGCAGAGCTGCTCAGAGCCCCAGCGCCCTTTCCCCATCTACGGGGGGCCTTCTGTTGACTCATTAAACTTTTTTCATATATTCTCTGGAAGCAGGCTGGCTGGTGTCCACGAAGGGCCAATTCaaccccccctccctcccctggcacACTCCTGCTCCTTTACGGTTCTCTTCAGATGTCTAGACTTTGCCACCCTCAGAGAAAGCCCACAGCAGACCCCGGGACTGATCCCGATAACGAGGAGCGTCCACGTGGAACAGGGCCAGGGACCCCATGTCAGAGACTCAGAGACGGACAGGAAGGGCTGCCCCCTTGACTCACTTCCTCCAAAGGCTTGAATGTTCCAGGCGGGAGCTTGAGGGCATTAGGAAGTATTACTGAGGACACCCCCTGCCCGCAATACAAACAACATACCTTTGAACTTGGTCCTGGGACTAAGAGGCAAGAATCACACTGGAGCAGTGTGTGGGGTCAGAGGAATTTAATAACCTGGACTTCAGTCAAGTGGGTGGATTTGGGGAGGAGGCCACCTGCCTGGGAGAATCAGCCTCAAAGTACCGATCCAGCACGGCCTCCACCTCTGCCTCATCGTAGTCCCACACCTGGAACCTCGAGCCCTCGGCAGCTCCCCGGATCATGGCTGAGAGCActgggaagggcagagggagatgaaggtgtctcccccacccagcttccccccacccccaccccggggtgAACACTGTACTCAGAGTGCACCAAGGAAGCAGAGGCCAGGTCCTCAGAGACCTGGGGGAGCAAGGGGTGTCCATCCAGGGCTGAGAGGGCTCACCTCGGCCAGACTGTGGGCGGAACAGGCACAGGACTGGTTTGTTGAGGGCTATAGCCCGGCCCAGCTCGTAGCCGACACCCAGAGAGGGCTGGGTCACTTCTGCCACAACCACTGGGAAGAAAGAGGGGACCAAGGCTCACCCTCGGGCCGGGAAGGGAGCCATGGCAGAATCTGGCTGTGGTGAGGAGGGAGCTCTGGGGAGTCTCTGCCAGGTGGGGAGGCCAGGGTGTTCCTGGGGACCTGACACCCCAGGGGAGTTAGGAGGGCCACTCACCATCTGCCTGCTGCAGCCAGGCCAGGTCCCGCTCATGGATGGCTCTGTCACCCGCAACAGCCTCCTCTCCTGTGGTTGAGGCAGAGCTGGTCAGGGGCCTGCCCCGCCCTGCTCCTCAGGCACTCCCTTTCGCCCTTGGCAACCCAGGATCCCCCTGCTCAGGGAAGGCGGGGAAACTGTGACAGATGACATCCAGGGGCCCACCCAACACGAGGGCTCCGTGAAAACAGGGAGGGTATGGAACAGCCCACAAGAAAAACGCAGTCCTGTGCAAGGTGGGATGTGTGGTCAGGGCCAGAGGAGTGGTCCAGGCAAGGGGAAGCAGGAACTCACTGCGGGTCAGGCATcagaggggacaggaggggaaCTGGCATCCCAGGTGCGGGGAGGGCAGGCAGCAGCCAGAGACTGGCCGCCCAAGGCACCTAGAGCCTCAGAGGCTCTTCAGCTTTGGGAGGCATGAGAATCAGCTGAGAACTTGCTCAAACGACCAAGACCCAGGGGGCCCCGAGCCCAGGCTGCTTCCTGAGCCTTCCAGCTGATTCTCATCACACCCCACAAAGTCGGAGAACCAGCGCCCGAAGGCCAAGTGTAACCAGCAGCAGCAGGTGGTCTGAAGGCAGGCAGGAGAggtgctgtgggcacagggcaAGGATCCCAGAGCTCCAGCTTGAGTCAGTGTTATCCCCGAGGCACAGAGCAGGCTCCCAGCCACCAAGTCAGAGCAGAATCCTGGAGAGCTTGCTACAGATGGCCTCGGAGGCTTTATCCCAGAATCTGCCTTTTCAACAAGCTCCCTCACATGATGGCTGAGCTCAGTGAAGGTGGAGAACCACCAGGCAGGGGTGGACAGGCCCTGAAACCAAGGAACCTTAAGCCTCAGGGTCCCTGGCTGGCACAGCCCCTTCCCAAAGACCtagcaatttttattatttttttaaagggctgcatgtgcagtatttggaagttctagggcttgctgtcaaattggagttgcatcCAGCGGCCTacgcaatagccacagcaacaccagttcctagcagtgtctgcaacctacaccacagctcacagcaacaccagatccttaacccactgagtgaggccaggggttgaatccacatcttcatgggtagcAGCTGGGTTGGTTAtcactgaatcacaacaggaactccaaagccctTACCATTTTATGTtgtgattttctcttttaaagaggtattggggtgggggtggggattctcTGGGGGCTCAGTTGCATGAAGATCCCACGTTGTGAGTGCGctgtgtggcacagtgagttaggaatccgactgcagcagctcaggtctctgtggaggtgcaggtttgcttcctggcccagtgtagtgggttaaaggatcctgcattgctgcagctctccccagtaggattcaatccctggcctgagaatttccatatgctgcaggtgcggacaaaaataaaaggtttcTCAGGACTGCATTAGGTCGCACAAACCTAAATCTGCCCCTAAATGGGGCAAGGGAAACACTTAAGGTTTTCTGAGAAGTACAAGAAATCTGGCGCCATTTCCTAAGTAGAAAGCTGCCCAGATGCCAAGCCAACCCAGCAGAACGAGCGGGATGCATTAGTAACAGCCCGATCAGGGGGCCTGGGGGGGACGGTGGTCTCAGGAACAGGGGTCCCCGGGTCTGAGGGAGGGCAGATACCTCCACGCCAAAGAGGGGTAAAGGCAGGTGAGCTTCGTTCTCTATAGGAGGGGATGTGCAGCCAGGCGAGGCCCACTCCCATTCAGCTGCTCCCTACAAACGCGTCTGGAAAGAGCCCAAGAAAGTTCTCCAAAAAGGAACCAAAGGGGAGACTAACTGCATGGGAGGAGTGGGCTCACAGGGCCGGTGCATTGAGACGCACACGCCATCTGACCCCGGGCCCTTTCCTTCTCGGGCAGGGGCGCTGCCGGGAGCACTCAGGAGGGGGCCCCACCGCCCGGACGCAGCGCAGTTTGAGTCGCCGGACCCGACACCGCCGGCGCCCTCCCCTTGGCCCGCGCCCGGCGGCCTCACCGCGCGCGCTCAGCTCGGCTGCGGCCACGTGTTCCGTAAGCACAGCCCCAAAGCGCCGCAGCCGCGACACGATCCGCCCGTACAGTGCCTGGTCCTCGCGTCCTCCACGGATGCTCCCGCAGAAATACAAGGCCCGAGGGGCCGGTTGGGGCTTCTGCCCGGGCCCCGGGAGATCCTCGCCCTTCAGCGCTCCAACCGCTGGTGTCGCCTCTGCGGCCATCACGCCGCCCTGCGACCCTCCCCCTCACGTGACcaggcccagccccgcccccggctccgCTGGGGTCTGCGAGTAACCACACCTTTGAAACGAAGCCGCGCTTGGCAGACACAGTTGGGAGCTCACCTACTCACGGTACTTCTTGTCCAAGCGGGAGGAAAGGTCCTCCCATCTCACCCACTGCTCCTGGCAGCCCTCCACCCCAGGAAAGCCCGTTTCTGCCGATGGCGACTCATTCCTCTCAACTGTTCACCCCCCACCGTCCCGACCTGGAAGTCATTCTTGACTCTTCATCAAACCCTACGTCCTACCCGTCCACAGCTCCCAGCGGCGCTCCTCTCCAGTCATAGATTCACATGCACACCTGTTAGGAACCAGCCTTGGATCCCGGTAAATTGGCCCCTGACGCAGAAAAGCCAATTTACTGCCACCTCGTGGTGGTGAAGGGAAGTGGAGCCATCATGCACCGCGCTAAGCAGGGCCTCAAAACATGAAAAACCCCACCCTGGGgttaaggaaaacatttttataggccaggtgaggggggcagggggatgccCCAGGGTGTAGGATCAGCTCTTGAGTAATTGCCTGATTGGCCAAGGCGAGGTAGGCAACAGGGCGCGGTGTCCCAGGAGTTAGGATTGTCAATCCTTAGGAGCCAgacgctgggggcgggggcgttACCTGCTCAGGATCATCAACTAGTCAATTTCTTCCACGTGCTGGTGGTTTAgaatctgtaaaacaactcaggaaacgCGCAGCAGATACGATTATCCAGCGAGGAGCTAAATCAGAGCCTATGGGTATGGGGAGAGGCCTGTCCAGGGAAGGCCCCTCTGGGTCCTGCCTGGTCACACACCCACCACCTCCACTCAGCCACCCTCCTCCAAGCCTCCACCCCCTCTCTCAGCAGCGTCCTCACAGGCTCCCCACTTTCCTGCTACACAGTCTGGTCTCCTGCAGGGTGACCCTGGGAACACTCTGCTTAGGCCTTGACCCTCCTCAGCCAAACCCTCCAAGGGCTCCCATCTCACGTGGGGTCACACCCAACCCCCCACAGGGGCCCATCAGCCCCACAGGCTCTGGTGACCCTCTTACTTCTCTCCTCCCAGGGCCATTAGCTCACTGACTTCTCTGCAGCCACTCTGCGTTCCTGGCTGTTCCTCAGGCAAGCTGGTGGTGTTCTTGTCTCCAATCCTTTGCCTCTGCTGTTCCCTGCAGCCTTTTGTTCTTCAGAGCTCCCTGGTCACGTGCTCACCTCCTCCAAGGCTGTTCAGGTCATCTTCCCTGACCCCTTTCTTCCAGAGGgcagtcccccaccccaccccctcctctgccttgtcctttctcctcccctgtaccaaattgtttattattattattattttggctgtgctcCTGAAATgcacaagttcccgggccagggatccaacccaagccacagcaagtacccatgctgctgcagtgacaatgccagatccttaaaccgctggGCACGAGGGGACgcttaataaattaattttgttctATGTCTTTCTATACTCGGTAGAATCTAAGCCCCCAGGAGGGCAGgaattttcatctgtttgttcactgctgtatcctcagctttcagaactgtgcctggcatgtAGGAAACACTTATCACCTATGtcctgaatgaatgagtgggtgCAGAGAGAAGCGGCTTTTGATGGCACCTTCTAATCTGCTCAAGCAAGGTCTTGGGGGAGACACACCATGGCTCGCTGCTCATCACAATGATTCCCCCTCATTTTATggtgaaaatgaaacaaatttagaACCAGACGTTCAAGTGGAACAAGAGAGCACGCAGTGCAAAGGAAGCCTGAGAGCCCAGTTCCATATTCCAGAAGAGCCTCCGTCCGTGGTGTCTCATGAATTCTTCCTGATTAACTGTGAAGTACCAAAACTGTGAGGTGACAGAGCAAACacaataataacttttaaaaatgcaaagacacacagagaaggcAAGGAGGCCTTAGACCATCTCTGTCCTCTGATGGGCCCAGCTCCAAAGACAGGGACCAAGGGGCAAATGTGTCTGTGCTCAGATGCGCACCAGGGCCCCGGGCACCTTCTCACTCCCAGTCACACGTGCATCCTTAGGAGGCCCCTCAGGTGCCAGGCTCCCTCGATGGGCAACCCCCCCTCCCGCCATCACATCTTCCTCTGGTTCTTGCCACAGTGAGGATCACACCTGCACATATAAACATGGAGCATCTTGTTTCTCACTCTGagttcttaaaaaacaaaaagccagccTCCATGTCCTTAGGGCCCACACTTCCAATGGGGCTTCCCCCTCTTTCTGCATTAggatgaaggagaaggaggaaaaagcaTATTTTGTCCATCTCCAGATGGGAAACAAGGGCCCGTGTTTGGTTCTGTGACCACAGTTGAGTTGGATGTGGATGCAGAGCCAGTCATGGCTGGCAGCTCAAATCCTCTGCTCAAGGCAGAGAGGCCAGAGTTGGGCGGGGCACCAAGTGATGGGATGGGGGTGGTGCGAGGATAGTGAGTGGGctggtgtatttttatttttttatttttttttgtctttttgccatttcttgggctgctctcgtggcacatggaggttcccaggctaggagttgaatcggagctgtggccaccggcctatgccacagccacagcaatgccggatccaagttgcatctgcgacctttcaccacagctcacggcaacaccagatccttaacccactgagcaaggccagggatcgaaccgcaacctcctggttcctagtcggattcattaaccactgcgccacgacgggaactccctggtgtatTAAATTTATATGCTAGTAGAGAGAGCAGAAGACTATGTATTGTATGATTGCATTTACAtcaaatgtccagaaaaggcatagagatacagaaaacagactaGTGCAAGGCTGAGGGGAGTAGAAACTGATTACAGAGCCCCAAGGAAAATTTTCAGGGTAGGAACATATTCTAGAACCGAACTGTAGTGATGATTGAGCAACTCTACATTTACAACTTATTATTAAATTGTACCCTTACAACTGGCAAATTTTATTGATATGCATATTATTTCtcatgaagctttttttttagggccgcacctgtggcatatggagattcccaggctaggggtcaaattggagctacagctgctggcctacaccacagccacagcaacatcagatccgagccgcatctgtgacctataccacagctcacggcaacgctggatccttaacccaccgagcaaggccagggatcgaacctgcaactccatggttcctagtcagattcgttaaccactgagccacgatgggaactcccttactcaTTT encodes the following:
- the DNPH1 gene encoding 2'-deoxynucleoside 5'-phosphate N-hydrolase 1, which codes for MAAEATPAVGALKGEDLPGPGQKPQPAPRALYFCGSIRGGREDQALYGRIVSRLRRFGAVLTEHVAAAELSARGEEAVAGDRAIHERDLAWLQQADVVVAEVTQPSLGVGYELGRAIALNKPVLCLFRPQSGRVLSAMIRGAAEGSRFQVWDYDEAEVEAVLDRYFEADSPRQVASSPNPPT